The Episyrphus balteatus chromosome 4, idEpiBalt1.1, whole genome shotgun sequence genome includes a window with the following:
- the LOC129919969 gene encoding uncharacterized protein LOC129919969, whose product MEILLNRTSNGQKVFILFNINSTMKSIHLFFIISLVGFNLARSAPMEEKPDFFGNIDYNQVVSHMKELMMYLPVLMTTVKETMTGFPKINEGINSLGSRRLFLGSGRQNDGKCRCKQLSKHQNDASIEDMGY is encoded by the exons ATGGAAATTCTTTTAAATAGAACTTCAAATGGACAGAAAGTATTCATTTTGTTTAACATTAACTCAACGATGAaatctattcacttatttttcattatttctctGGTTG GCTTCAATTTGGCTCGATCAGCACCGATGGAAGAAAAGCcagatttttttggaaatatcgATTATAATCAAGTGGTGAGTCATATGAAGGAACTTATGATGTATTTGCCTGTTTTGATGACAACTGTTAAAGAGACCATGACTGGATTTCCGAAAATTAATGAAGGTATTAATTCATTGGGTTCAAGGAGACTCTTTTTGGGATCTGGTCGACAAAATGATGGTAAATGCAGATGCAAGCAACTTAGCAAACATCAGAACGATGCAAGTATCGAAGATATGGGATATTAA
- the LOC129919270 gene encoding uncharacterized protein LOC129919270 — translation MGGGGSTIGGSSVLGSGHGGGGMPMSAGISSSTVGGMVGSGVGGMVGAPPGMMTSGGGIGGGVGGGTPGNNGGVMLPGGGVGGGCYGGQSTAPGSVVDSRAVSVVVTLPGPQHGQALSDYGPI, via the coding sequence ATGGGTGGAGGCGGCAGTACAATCGGCGGTAGTAGTGTTCTTGGCAGCGGTCATGGCGGCGGTGGCATGCCCATGAGCGCTGGCATTAGCAGTAGTACAGTTGGTGGTATGGTAGGAAGCGGCGTTGGTGGTATGGTTGGAGCTCCTCCTGGCATGATGACAAGCGGTGGTGGAATTGGTGGAGGCGTTGGTGGTGGAACACCCGGCAATAATGGTGGTGTTATGTTACCTGGCGGTGGTGTTGGCGGTGGTTGCTATGGTGGACAAAGTACGGCTCCTGGGTCGGTTGTGGATTCTCGGGCTGTATCAGTTGTTGTTACTCTGCCAGGACCTCAACATGGTCAGGCATTGAGTGATTATGGTCCTATATAG